Within the Luteimonas sp. JM171 genome, the region CGGCGCGGGCTGGTGGTTGCAATTTCCGGCGGCATCGACAGCACCACCTGCGCCGCGCTGGCCGTGCGCGCGCTGGGGCCCGAACGGGTGTTCTGCCTGATCCTGCCCGAGCGCGATTCAAGCGACGACAGCGCGGTGCGCGCCGGGCTGCTGGCCAGGCACCTGGGCGTGCGCGTGCATACCCAGGACATCGCACCGGCGCTGGCAGCCATCGGGTGCTACCAGGCCCGGGACGAGGCCGTGCGCCAGGTGTTGCCCGGCTATGGCGAAGGCTGGAAGTTCAAGATCGCCATCGCGGGAGGGGCCGAGGGGCTGATCAACCGGTTCCGCATCGTCGCCGAGGATCCCTCGGGAGGGCGCCATGAGGCGGAATTGCCGCTGGATGCCTACCTCACCATCGTTGCGGCCACCAATTTCAAGCAGCGCATCCGCAAGACGCTTGAGTATTTCCACGCCGACCGGCTGAACTACGCCGTGGTGGGCACGCCCAACCG harbors:
- the nadE gene encoding NAD(+) synthase, with the protein product MRNLDPSVLDMDYAAEADRIATRLRHIVARDLHRRGLVVAISGGIDSTTCAALAVRALGPERVFCLILPERDSSDDSAVRAGLLARHLGVRVHTQDIAPALAAIGCYQARDEAVRQVLPGYGEGWKFKIAIAGGAEGLINRFRIVAEDPSGGRHEAELPLDAYLTIVAATNFKQRIRKTLEYFHADRLNYAVVGTPNRLEFDQGFFVKNGDGAADVKPIAHLYKSQVYAMARHLGLPGRLTSATPTTDTYSLAQGQDEFYFALPYAQMDLALWAFNQDRPAEELAAALGVDPGRAQAVYDDIRAKRRTTAYLHRPPVLVEPVLELQEA